A single genomic interval of Cucumis sativus cultivar 9930 chromosome 7, Cucumber_9930_V3, whole genome shotgun sequence harbors:
- the LOC101206324 gene encoding protein SCARECROW, whose product MKLGRPEVVNGCLLQPPHSHEPWDYELPTSSTSTTPILHNQPFNLQCNDYAYSVDHVSDLQESSTDDTVSGDEVYVGNGRSKDVDDHGLTLISLLFECGVAISVDNLVEAHRMLLELTQMASPYGQSSAERVVTYFAAAMASRVINSILGICSPLLNYKSINNSFQLFYNVSPFIKFAHLASNQTILESLSQCDIVHIIDLDIMQGLQWPPLLQALSMRMDNGCSRHVRITAVGTTMELLLDTGKQLSNVARHLGLSFEYNPIAGKVGKIDVSMLKLRRNETVVVNWVRHCLYDAIGADWKTIGLIQQVGPKVFAFVEQDMCYGGAFLDRFVSSLHYYSAIFDSLGACLRSDDSNRNQVEHSILYREINNILAIGGSSRSGEEKFREWRSELRKCLIEVPMSANSMAQAWLMLNMHSNNQGFSLVQGEGGTLKLRWKDTSLYTASSWTCSNGTVALN is encoded by the coding sequence ATGAAGCTCGGCCGCCCAGAGGTCGTTAACGGTTGTCTTCTTCAACCACCTCATTCTCATGAACCTTGGGACTATGAGCTCCCTACTTCTTCAACCTCCACCACTCCCATCCTCCATAACCAACCCTTCAACTTGCAATGCAACGACTATGCGTACTCGGTCGACCATGTCAGTGACTTACAAGAATCTAGCACCGATGACACGGTGAGTGGCGATGAAGTTTATGtaggaaatggaagaagtaAAGATGTTGATGATCATGGATTAACTTTGATCAGCCTCCTCTTTGAATGCGGAGTTGCGATTTCTGTTGACAATCTTGTGGAGGCACACCGGATGCTTCTCGAGCTCACTCAGATGGCGTCGCCTTACGGTCAGTCGAGTGCGGAGCGTGTGGTCACATACTTTGCAGCTGCCATGGCTAGTAGAGTCATAAACTCTATATTGGGGATTTGCTCTCCTTTACTTAACTATAAAAGCATAAACAATTCCTTCCAACTTTTCTACAACGTTTCACCATTCATCAAGTTTGCTCACTTGGCCTCAAACCAAACCATACTTGAATCTCTTTCGCAATGTGACATAGTTCATATCATTGACCTTGACATCATGCAAGGCTTGCAATGGCCTCCACTTCTACAAGCGCTTTCCATGAGGATGGATAATGGTTGCTCTCGTCACGTGAGGATCACTGCCGTGGGCACCACCATGGAGCTCCTACTTGACACAGGGAAGCAACTCTCCAACGTTGCTCGACACCTTGGATTATCTTTTGAGTACAACCCCATTGCAGGAAAGGTAGGAAAGATCGATGTATCGATGTTGAAACTCCGACGCAATGAGACAGTAGTCGTGAACTGGGTTCGACATTGTCTTTACGATGCTATCGGAGCTGACTGGAAAACCATTGGGCTAATTCAACAAGTGGGACCTAAAGTTTTTGCATTTGTGGAACAAGATATGTGCTATGGAGGAGCATTTCTAGATCGTTTTGTTAGCTCTCTACATTACTACTCTGCCATTTTTGACTCTCTTGGAGCTTGTCTAAGAAGTGATGATAGTAATAGAAATCAAGTGGAGCACAGCATTTTGTACAGGGAGATCAATAACATATTGGCAATTGGAGGGTCTTCAAGAAGTGGAGAGGAGAAGTTTAGGGAATGGAGAAGTGAACTAAGAAAGTGTTTAATTGAAGTTCCAATGAGTGCAAACTCCATGGCTCAAGCTTGGTTGATGTTGAATATGCATTCTAATAACCAAGGGTTTAGCCTTGTTCAAGGGGAAGGTGGGACACTAAAGCTTAGATGGAAAGATACAAGTCTTTATACTGCTTCTTCATGGACTTGTTCCAATGGGACAGTTGCcctaaattag